The genomic window ACGATCTTTACTCTGTTGAGTCTGGAACTGTTGCTGCAGCTCCCTCAGTTCAAGTTTGAGGAAAGACACTAtctgtataaacacacacacacacgcgcacaggttgtataagtataagtatatcgggatcccgtgagggaaatttggtctcatttatcccaatccgtgaatcagtgaaacacactcagcacacagtgaggtgaagcacacactaatcccgacgcagtgagctgcctgctacagcggcgctcggggagcagtgagaggcttaggtgccttgctcaagggcacttcagcctttCTTACTGGTCGGgcttcgaaccggcaaccctccggttacaagtccgaagcgctaaccagtaggccagccACAACGCAAGCAACTGTGTATAGGAGCCGtaaggcacgtgccccagtgaataaggtctagtgacgcccctgatctcacacacacacacacacacacgcgcgcacacacacgttcacactagagctgtcactttacgttcgaaaatcgattgcacaatcgattggaccaaccaacacaagtttcgaaatcTGAAATaaggaatcgattttaaccaaatatgtacactattaattttaaacgaattaaacaaataaaaaagatagatgtaacaaaactcacaaacaatcagaaaaggaaaataaagaATTCCGAAAGTGCAGTaggcattgcgaaagctaaaaagaaaattccatgggggtcaggatttgaacggttagcttcagccacttagcatggcatttggcggccgacatttttgaaaacatgccTTAATGCCTACATGGTTTAGGCTGTATTATACCGGACTTTGtggtaaataaaagaaaaagtaaaTGTTGTCATATTAGGCTACTATTTGCCTTATGTGTGGGTTGACAAGGTAACTGACTATGACCATACATTTTAGCAGATGCATAACAATGACCTATATCCaattattagcctactcattgcgtTGTGTATGAAGACTATTTTAAAATGCACAGGCTGTAGTTCCTACCTGTAGTCCATGACGACGCAACGTCTGGATCATGTAACCTATGTCTCCCCAAGTGATTTAAAACGAAACAAATGTCAATGACTTATTTAGTTTGCTTTCTTGTAACATTGACatgattaggctatgcatttgatttAAATAGCCAGGCTGCCAGTCGAGGCAAAAGCCAAAAATCCAACCACAGTTGCAGACTCTTTGCCTGCTCGAACCACAATACCCGAGGGATGTGCGCTTCTATCTGTAAGTTTAACTTGCGTTGGCTTCATTTCGTCTGTCTGCAATTGTAGCCTAGGTTTAACAAGCTGCAAATTGACACTGGGTGCAGCAAATATTTCAGCTATCCACAAGTTTCTTACATCCCATGTCTACTTACTTACagagcatgaaaatgcactctactgttatccgaattattagagtgcatgaaaatgcactctattgttatccaatttattagagtgcatgaaaatgcactctattgttatccgaattcttcttattagagtgcatgaaaatgcactctattgttatccgatttattacagtgcatgaaaatgcactgtactgtacttcctaggcaactttaacaacttcttcttattacagtgcatgaaaatgcactgtactgttcttcctaggcaacttcaacaACTTCTTTTTCCGCTTACTGGTGTTAATTTTATCacctattttttatttagtcttagtcttgtgacgaaatgtcctttttagtctttgtcatatttagtcattcaaatatcatttttgttagtcaagttttagtcgactaaaagtctcgtcattttagtctagttttagtcaaaagaaaactaaaggtatcttagtcttagtcagttttagtcaacacattttagtctttttttataacaaattatttctgattaccatttgagtcaaatagtgtttcacacatctcaattttccaacaacattgtgtgtccacagggctactcgtctgttataattactcattctgattttttgtcagtcagtatgtttacatgcacaggtaagtcgagctacagttatagctcggctgggatttgaccatagacagtaaaatatttgactggaccactgtcatattcgtagaccagtgtttctcaaagtgtggtccggggatcactggtggtctgcaagctatcccaagtggtccgcgagcagacgtggtaaaatataatatagatgagttgtttgcaatataacttgtatgtaaatccaaacagttctgcaacactgtctatgtaagatatgccaatttaaatcatacagtatgaatcctctgacacaataagcaaagtgcaaagacaataagcaaggtggttcagtgagtaggcttattgtgtagactaattataggctactgttgaagtaggtctaatctttttttttaaagctagaaacttcgttcaaactttgtaacgtaggtcttcaaacggaccaagctgctatgtcttttcaacttttcaacttttatactttttaaactattaaagaaaaactttttaaaaatccccatagacttaacattgccgattgtgacatcataatacggccgttaagcaattagaatcctatggcaggtgttcaggccacctgcagcctcaggctttaagcatacaatctgggtcaattaagactacacatcctattcaactggaatgactgaactaggtagatgaggtttaatatagttggaatgactgaacagttaaataggtggatggtttaaaaggttaaattatttgctatgtagatgatgtttaatatagttggaatgactgaactaggtagatgcggtttaatatagttggaatgactgaacagttaaataggtggatagtttaaaaggttaaactatttgctagatagatgaggtttaatatagttggaatgactgaacagttaaataggtggatagtttaaatggttaaattatttaggtagatagttgacgataactgacagttggaatggctctaatgtttgctagcagttatgctaactatgttaacaaagataataaagttaaccaagttactatgctaactaacatactaacaatgttaaaatgctaactatgctaaccatgtgacatcatttttagtagtcatGCTAACTattctaactagcatgctaacatgttagcatgctaactatgctaaccatgttacttagctaatcatttttagcagttttgctaaaaatgctaactagcatgctaactatgttaaccatgttacttagctaatcatttttagcagttttgttaaaaatgctaacaatgttagcaatgctaactatgctaactagctacagtgggtaggagtcatagttgatgataagtaacagttacaatggctgaccAGTTAAAAGGTTCAGTAGTTTAGAgagttaaattgtttaacagtgaaatattgtagtgaggacttttattttgaaacagtttttggcagaggaagcagttgaacaggatgtgtagtcttaatagggccagtttgtataaagcctgagactggcagttgatccaggtggcccgaacacctgccataggattctaattgcttaacggccgtattgtgatgtcataatcataatgttaagtcaatggggaaattttgatagtttttaattaatagtttaaaaagtataaaagttacaaagctgaaaaatacatagcacccatgtcctaagtaagacctacgtaacatagtttgaatgaagtttctacgttaaacggttgaagctgcattaagtgcgttagaagaagaataagaactagaaaagcatttcctgaaggaaatacagtgcatgaaaatgcaaaaatatgatgtaaaatatcatacagagtaaaaacaaactatattggttgctaggtagatgaggtttaatatagttggaatgactgaacagttaaataagtggatagtttaaatggttaaattatttaggtagatagttgatgataactgacacttggaatggctctaatgtttgctagtagttatgctaactatgttaacaaagataataatgttaaccaagttactatgctaactagtatgctaacaatgttaaaatgctaagtatgctaaccatgtgactcagctaacttagctaatcatttttagcactttttctaaaaatgctaactagcatgttaacatgctaactatgctaaccatgtgatttagctaacttagctaattttaggaaattttgaacagtttttaattaatagttcaaaaagtataaaagttacaaagctgaaaaatacatagcacccatgtcctaagtaagacctacgtaacatagtttgaatgaagtttctacgttaaacggttgaagctgcattaaacgcgttagaagaagaagaataagaagaagcctaggaagaacagtacagtgcattttcatgcactgtaataataataataagaattcggataacagcattttcatgcactctaataataaaagagtttttgaactacTACTTcttgtcactaatgctgattattcaatgattaatttgaatttaaatatttaaaatactttcacagcaaaaattatatatgcgattaatttagattaattaatcacagagtatgtaattaattatattatttttttttaatcgattgacagccctagtcttTAGACAtggaaaatcgattttacaatcgattcaatgaacacttgtATATCAAAAatcaaacaggattttttcacaaaagtgacagccctagttcacacacacacgtacacacacacacacacacaaacacctggtTGGCCTGTGTCAGTGAGTTGTTCTTCTCCTCCAGGTGTTTCTGCAGTTCATCGATCTTCAGCTTTAGCTGCATATTTGACTCCACCTGCTCTGTCAGGCTCCGCCCAGTCTCCACCTCCTTCTCTTCCAGACGACGAATCAACATGCAGAGCTCCTGATTCCGACCTACTTCATGCTGATGGAAATATggtaacataaaacacaagacttttaacatacacacacaaaacatgttaaaacacacacatacacacacacatacagtatatacacacacacacacagagccctactttaaaggagcgatttgtaggattgttaccgaacgttctgtaggccaaaatcaaaacactggtgaacattctcaagactaccagacgcgagcctcttctgggttgccaggtGTAATTAACACTTAGCTAATAACGTTAGTTGacttgcagctgctttaacgtttctccaaccataactcagctacacattacggaaacagtgaaaacaaaaaatacctctgtaaccaacgtaacatatttagctgaagttagcgatgcagatgaagtttagcctaggctacctgtcatggagaaatatggccagctctgcgtcagacttgatattcttcgtttgacgaagacgtcgccATATCAgcaagctcctccgatgtccacttaatttgtttcttgttttaattttggaaatttgcctgcctctcgtaggcgttcatgactacaactgacagcgagttgacagttggcctttgctaatttggcaagaCAAATAGGAGGACTCACCAGCCCACTATTATTAATacactattctagaattaatcgttcaaaacataaacgaaaattccaagagattccgccccgtaactcatttttttcatgggttttacaggttatagtaatgttgtcaaataagccattacttcaattcatcggttttctttactctctgacaacatatggtgatcattggttaccatttattttctattatttcctacatactggacctttaaagtGCAAAGCCTGTCAACAAGTATAGAGTCTCATGCATGAAGTACTGAACCTACTGTGTTCAAAATGTTAAAAGAAAAGATATCCGCTCGCTGCCCTGTATGCTCCCTCCCAGTTTAATGGtaacacacacaacgcacacacacacacaacgaacacacacacacacgcacgcacgcacgcacacacactacacacacacggacctGCCGGGCAGCACAAGTCTACAGCTCTACATAAAGTGCCTCATAATGCTATTGAATTAgcgaatgttgtgtgtgtgtgtgttacctgtaatGTTTGTGTGATGCACTGGGTGGccttctcttgtgtgtgtgtgtgtgtgtgtgtgtgtgtgtgttacctgtaatGTTTGAGTGATGCACTGGGTGGccatctcttgtgtgtgtgtgtgtgtgtgtgtgttacctgtaatGCGTGAGTGATGCATTGGGTGGCCTtctcttgtttgtgtttgtgtttgtgtttgtgtgtgtgtgtgtgttacctgtaatGTTTGTGTGATGCATTGGGTGGccttctcttgtgtgtgtgtgtgtgtgtgtgttacctgtaatGTTTGTGTGATGCACTGGGTGGccttctcttgtgtgtgtgtgtgtgtgttacctgtaatGTTTGTGTGATGCATTGGGTGGCCttctcttgtttgtgtgtgtgtgtgtgtgtgtgtgtgtgttacctgtaatGTTTGTGTGATGCATTGGGTGGCCTtctcttgtttgtgtttgtgtgtgtgtgtgtgtgtgtgtgtgtgttacctgtaatGTTTGTGTGATGCATTGGGTGGccttctcttgtgtgtgtgtgtgttacctgtaatGCGTGAGTGATGCATTGGGTGGCCttctcttgtttgtgtgtgtgtgtgtgtgtgtgtgtgtgttacctgtaatGTTTGTGTGATGCATTGGGTGGCCTtctcttgtttgtgtttgtgtgtgtgtgtgtgtgtgtgtgtgttacctgtaatGTTTGTGTGATGCATTGGGTGGccttctcttgtgtgtgtgtttttgtgtgcgttACCTGTAATGTTTGTGTGATGCATTGGGTGGCCTTctcttgtgggtgtgtgtgttacctgtaatGTTTGTGTGATGCACTGGGTGGccttctcttgtgtgtgtgtgtgtgtgtgtgtgtgttacctgtaatGTTTGTGTGATGCATTGGGTGGccttctcttgtgtgtgtgtgtgttacctgtaatGCTTGTGTGATGCATTGGGTGGccttctcttgtgtgtgtgtgtgtgtgtgtgtgtgtgtgtgtgtgtgtgtgtgttacctgtaatGTTTGTGTGATGCATTGGGTGGccttctcttgtgtgtgtgtgtgagagtgtgttacCTGTAACGCTTGCGTGATGCATTTGGTGGCCttctgttgtatgtgtgtgtgtgtgtgtgttaatgtttgCGTGATGCATTTGGTGGccttctcttgtgtgtgtgtgtgttacctgtagtGCTTGAGTGATGCATTGGGTGGccttctcttgtgtgtgtgtgtgtgtgtgtgtgtgtgtgtgtgttacctgtaatGTTTGTGTGATGCATTTGGTGGCcttctctagtgtgtgtgtgtgtgttaatgtttgtGTGATGCATTGGGTGGccttctcttgtgtgtgtgtgtgtgttacctgtagtGCTTGAGTGATGCACTGGGTGGccttctcttgtgtgtgtgtgtgtgtgtgtgtgtgtgtgtgtgtgtgtgtgtgtgtgtgtgtgttacctgtagtGCTTGAGTGATGTACTGGGTGGCCTTCTTCAGGTCTATGCAGGCTCTCTTGTAACTTATGTCCATGTGCAGGTCAATCTTGTCCATCTGTagatgtgcacgcacacacacacgcacgcacgcacgcacgcacacacatcaaaaacaAATTCAGTGCCTGATGTTACCGAGAGAATTAAGTAGTGCTTCCTTATTGAAATCCAAATGTTACTGAAAGAAgtagacacaccacacacacacacagagcatgttTCAATCTCATCCATCCATACATGCAtgtagtcaaacacacacagagcatgttTCAATCTCATCCATCCATACATGCATGTAGTCCCAAACACAGAGCATGTTTCAATCTCATCCATCCATACATGCATgtagtcacacatacacacacatgtccacacaAACCATGTTAAAATCTCGCCCATCTGTATGCATTACACGTGTACAACACACCTATCATGGAGCATATTTCAATCAAACCACACAAAATTCATCGTcagcaaaaaacaaacaaacacaacacaacagaacgTTAACTCAAGTAGGCTACTGATTGATCAAGGCCAACTGGCCTAAAAAGCCGATATGGCACGCCTGCGCAGCACAGCATATGCTACCGTTTTGGGAACAATGGACACCTACAGCTTTTTAATTTAAGAACATCACAGTGTGGATGGATGTGTTGCAGACTAAAGACAGGAAAACTGCTTCAGCCTCACACAAGCGGAGGACAACCAAAATCCTGTCACTCCTCCTGACAACCCACCTTGATGCCTTCTCTCCATCGGTCAAGCGCAACACAAGCTGCCGGTGTGTTCTGATGGGATAGAACTCACTATGTCGTCCTCCTGTTTTTGCTAAGTGCTTTGATGCCTCTGAATTTAAAATAGTCCAATAGTTTCTAGTTTGAGAAAAGAAGAACGGCAAGGTCCAATAACCTAAGAGTCTCGTAAACCTCTCGTgtgatggagaaaaaaaaagaaagagaaaactcTTCTTTCATAATTTACACCTCAATACTCGCAGCTTTCCTTCTTAAAAATATAACCGCCAATATGAACTGTAGCCCAGATTCACGAGTAACGAGATACATCGGTAGAATAGAAGACAGGCATCTCTAGTGGTTTGTTTTGGTGTTTAATGCCCCTCTGCTCGGATGTTCCTGTAAACGTACGCCTTGACCGACTGACGTAAGATTTAGTCGAGCACATAAGCCTACCGCCCTCTAGCGTACAGGATGAAACATCAAATATACTTGTCTGAAGCAATTTTGAATCCATTAAGTTGTTCCTACtctaaagcaacaccaaagagttttttgtgccttaaaataatgtttccaaaatcgtttcagtggttcatcaactcgtaacagcgtgaacggcacttctgcattcctGTAGTTCTGTaggatctgtagtttgatggaatgagacataagaaactacaaatttgacttgcttctgatgtcgcaatacatcatactttcataaaatcatgcaacgtaGTCTACCTTGTCTGGAgacattgttatttccaaagccagtgctggataaacaaatagcgtgcgtgcaacaggaaaagtgctttagtgttgctttaagttgCTTTATTAGTCAATACAATTGTTGTTTCCATAGggtttattttgtgtgtatgtgtgtgcgcgcatgtgtgtttctacttgtgggtgagtgtgtgattaCTGATTACGATCTTTACTCTGTTGAATCTGGAACAGCTCCCtcaggtgttgtgttgtgttgttgattCTCTTGGCACAGTAAATGTGGTCTACCATCTGTGTGAACGTGCTCAGTTGTAAACATCCAGGTTctctttaaaggtgctctaagcgctGCTGGGTAACGTcccttctgttgactttcaaacaaaacagagagctagctcgctacttcctccccctccctcccatgctgcttccgtgcaattgaaactctcctaaacgcgcatctcgtctgtgatttgctggaacagtttgttatgtttttatgggctaggtttgcccaggttgtttttgttggcgtttttggagcctgggctgtccatagagaacacattttttttacagtgtaatcaggacacagacagcaagcggttggttaggtgatgtttgcagtagcctaagtGCAAAtcttttagcctaaaaaacgcattggcatcgcttagagcacctttaaaaacacattggcatcgcttagagcacctttaagacaGAAACGCattggcatcgcttagagcaccttaaagACAGATACGCATtggcatcacttagagcacctttaagacaGAAACACattggcatcgcttagagcacctttaacacaGAAACGCattggcatcgcttagagcacctttaaaaacacattggcatcgcttagagcacctttaagacaGAAATGGTTTATTGTCTGTTTGGCATGTACAGTGAAATCTCTTGTCATGTCAGGAGCAAGACTATGTGTGAACGCTCCCTCCACCCTGTCCTGCGTGAATGCTCCCTCTACTCTCTCCACCCTGTCCTGCGTGAATGCTCCCTCTACTCTCTCCACCCTGTCCTGCGTGAACGCTCCCTCTACTCTCTCCACCCTGTCCTGTGTGAACGCTCCCTCCACCCTGTCCTGTGTGAACGCTCTCTCCACCCTGTCCTGTGTGAACGCTCCCTCTACTCTCTCCACCCTGTCCTGTGTGAACGCTCCCTCCACCCTGTCCTGTGTGAACGCTCCCTCCACCCTGTCCTGTGTGAACGCTCCCTCTACTCTCTCCACCCTGTCCTGTGTGAACGCTCCCTCCACCCTGTCCTGTGTGAACGCTCCCTCTACTCTCTCCACCCTGTCCTGTGTGAACGCTCCCTCCACCCTGTCCTGTGTGAACGCTCCCTCCACCCTGTCCTGTGTGAACGCTCCCTCCACCCTGTCCTGTGTGAACGCTCCCTCTACTCTCTCCACCCTGTCCTGCGTGAACGCTCCCTCCACCCTGTCCTGCGTGAACGCTCCCTCTACTCTCTCCACCCTGTCCTGCGTGAACGCTCCCTCCACCCTGTCCTGTGTGAACGCTCCCTCCACCATGTCCTGTGTGAACGCTCCCTCCACCCTGTCCTGTGTGAACGCTCCCTCTACTCTCTCCACCCTGTCCTGTGTGAACGCTTCCTCCACCCTGTCCTGCGTGAACGCTCTCTCCACCCGGTCCTGTGTGAACGCTCCCTCCACTCTCTGCCGTGTGCCTGCGCGTGTGTTTGAGCAGATCGAACAGGCCCGTGTACTTGTGTCCGCACAGCGTGCAGGCGGACAACTTCCTCTTCTGCGGCTTCCGCTTGTGGGCGTGCCACTCGTGGGTGATCAGGGCCTCCTCCATCCGGAACCTTCTCCCGCAGCTGGTCAGCGGGCAGACGAACTCGGACTCCTCCTTGGCGTGCGCCGTGCGCTCGTGCTCCGCTCGCCGACAGCTGGAGGTGAACCTCTCCTGGCACAAGCCACAGGCGTACGCCGACGTCCTCTTCGCCTTCACCGGGGCAATCATCGTGGAGTTGTGCCGCTGCCGCCTGTGGGTGTCCAGCTGCAGCCTGTCCGTGAAGGCTCTCGGGCACATGAAGCACTGGAACCTTAGAAAGGAAGTAATCATaaagcacatgtacacacatgaagCACTGGAAccttagtgagtgagtgagtaagtaagtaaagtaagtgagtgaatgagtaagtaagtgagtaagtgagtaagtgagtgagtgagtgtgtgtctgagtgagtgagtgagtgagtgagtgagtgagtgagtgagtgagtgagtgagtgagtgagtgagtgagtgagtgagtgagtgtctgagtgagtgagtgtgtgaatgtgtgagtgagtgagtgagtccaTTGAATTCATGAAGCGCATTTACACACAGCAGAAACTGACCAAAGTGCAATGAGTGAATAACTACAAAgacaaataatacaaataacCAACACTGAACCAATAGTCGTAATTatataaaacataaataaataatacaaataatccACATTGAACCAATAGTCGTAATTATATAAAACATAAATTAAAGGGAACCAATAGTCGTAATTatataaaacataaataaaagggAACCTTCTGGTAAGCGCCTCGGCGGCTCGGCGCGACGCGAAGTAGGCGGAGGGCGGTCGGGCGTGCCGTGGCCTTGGGCGGACGGGGTCGCTGTCGTGGACGTGCGTGTGTAAGTGGGCCACCAGCTGCTTCTTGTAGAGGAAGGTGCGGCGGCACTTAGGGCAGGCGTGCGACTTTGACCTCACATGGGAGCGCTCGTGGGAGCGGAGGTTGCCAGGGCTCACGTAGCGCTTGGGGCAGTAAGCACAGGCATAGAGTCGCTCTGGGATCGAGGatgctttctcacacacacacacacacacacacacacaaacaatgcacgcatacataaagacacaaatACAAGAATTAAAACAAGTTAAAAGTGCACTATACCCATAAATGGCAGCTAGCTTTAGAAGTGATTCTTTAGCACTATACCCATAAATGGCAACTAGCTTTAGAAGTGATGCTTTATCACTATACCCATAAATGGCAACTAGCTTTAGAAGTGATGCTTTATCACTATACCCATAAATGGCAACTAGCTTTAGAAGTGATGCTTTAGCACTATACCCATAAATGGCAACTAGCTTTAGAAGTGATGCTTTAGCACTATACCCATAAATGGCAGCTAGCTTTAGAAGTGATGCTTTAGCTTGGCAGCTAGCTTTAGAAGTAATGATTTAAGTCAGGGCCAGCAAATCTGCCATGCTAATTGTGACCCCACATTTTGAGAAACACCAGTTGAAAATGAGGTACACCTGGTGAATACCTGTGTGAACAGCTGGTGAAGACGAAGCACATGGTTGCTTGTGACACGTGTGAAGGCGCTTGTGGTGCATGTTGAGGTCGTATCGGAAGCGGAAGCCTTTTCCACACACAGGGCAGGGGAACTTCCTCCTTGAGGAGGGGGGGCCTGGTGACTGACTGGAGGAACCTTTTCCATTTGtaccagaggcacacacacacgcacacacacacacacataatcggAATACTGAAGTACACATAAAACGCAgtgagtacagtatgtgagagagtgagcgagtgagcgactgagtgtgactgagtgtgactgtatgagtgagt from Alosa sapidissima isolate fAloSap1 chromosome 9, fAloSap1.pri, whole genome shotgun sequence includes these protein-coding regions:
- the LOC121718865 gene encoding zinc finger protein 316-like; amino-acid sequence: MYAVILPKYRLSVPSMPPPLPSSINMEDGNQQQYVEMTYKQVCIDLERATQCITQILQSEVESNKQLKLKIDQLQNGLEEKDKLLTQANQTVTYLRNELMNLHQRLQSTNSASKEVKGGYDGELKTEVKEEADNDGYGDSSGAELIQTVLVLSDGQRLLLPPISGDGDDMYSQSGKGSSSQSPGPPSSRRKFPCPVCGKGFRFRYDLNMHHKRLHTCHKQPCASSSPAVHTASSIPERLYACAYCPKRYVSPGNLRSHERSHVRSKSHACPKCRRTFLYKKQLVAHLHTHVHDSDPVRPRPRHARPPSAYFASRRAAEALTRRFQCFMCPRAFTDRLQLDTHRRQRHNSTMIAPVKAKRTSAYACGLCQERFTSSCRRAEHERTAHAKEESEFVCPLTSCGRRFRMEEALITHEWHAHKRKPQKRKLSACTLCGHKYTGLFDLLKHTRRHTAESGGSVHTGPGGESVHAGQGGGSVHTGQGGESRGSVHTGQGGGSVHTGHGGGSVHTGQGGGSVHAGQGGESRGSVHAGQGGGSVHAGQGGESRGSVHTGQGGGSVHTGQGGGSVHTGQGGGSVHTGQGGESRGSVHTGQGGGSVHTGQGGESRGSVHTGQGGGSVHTGQGGGSVHTGQGGESRGSVHTGQGGESVHTGQGGGSVHT